In Fusobacterium massiliense, a single window of DNA contains:
- a CDS encoding SDR family oxidoreductase encodes MNIALVTGATSGIGYEIAKKLLEMNYTVYGFGRTFIKNKKRIFENYENFIPVEVDLVKLDQLEKTLHQLKKINFSLIVNSAGIGYFGLHEEMNISKIKNMISVNLQAPLIISQYFLRNLKEVKGTIINISSVTAVKESPLASVYSATKAGLSQFSKNLFEEVRKYDVKVINIQPDITKTNFYENNTYFEYDDDEKSYIEPKDIANTVEFILKNIDKIVFSNVTIKPQRHKVKKKGQILK; translated from the coding sequence ATGAATATTGCTTTAGTTACAGGAGCTACATCGGGTATAGGCTATGAAATAGCTAAAAAATTATTAGAAATGAACTATACTGTATATGGCTTTGGTAGAACTTTTATAAAAAATAAAAAAAGAATTTTTGAAAATTATGAAAATTTTATTCCTGTTGAAGTAGATTTAGTAAAGTTAGACCAACTTGAAAAAACTTTACATCAACTTAAAAAAATAAATTTTTCACTTATTGTAAATTCAGCTGGAATTGGATATTTTGGTCTGCACGAAGAAATGAATATATCAAAAATTAAGAATATGATAAGTGTTAATCTACAAGCACCTCTTATTATTTCTCAATATTTTTTAAGAAATTTGAAAGAAGTAAAAGGTACTATCATTAATATTTCCTCTGTTACAGCTGTTAAAGAAAGTCCACTAGCTTCAGTTTATTCTGCAACAAAAGCAGGACTTAGTCAATTTTCTAAAAATTTATTTGAAGAAGTTAGAAAGTATGATGTTAAAGTTATAAATATTCAGCCTGATATAACTAAAACAAACTTTTATGAAAATAATACTTATTTTGAGTACGATGATGATGAAAAATCTTATATTGAGCCTAAAGATATTGCAAACACAGTAGAATTTATACTAAAAAATATTGACAAAATAGTTTTTAGCAATGTTACAATAAAGCCACAAAGACACAAGGTTAAAAAGAAAGGACAAATTTTAAAATGA
- a CDS encoding efflux RND transporter permease subunit, whose product MSLAGISIRRPVATTMVMISFIFIGLLSMFSMKKELIPDIKVPVVTISTVWTGAVSEDVETQITKKVKDSLSNVEAVDKIQTVSSYGVSSVIVNFDYGVNTDEKVTQIQREVSKIANSLPKDANTPLVRKVEAASGNMTAIIAFNANSKTALTTFIKEQLKPRLESLPGVGQVDIFGNPEKQLQIQVDSDKLASYNLSPMELYNVVRTSVATYPIGKLSTGNKNMIIRFMGDLDYIEQYENILISSNGNTLRLKDVANIVLTTEDPDNLGYLNGKESVVVMLQKSSDGDTITLNNAAFKAIEEMKPYMPAGTEYSIEMDSSENINNSISNVSSSALQGLVLATIVLFIFLKSFRTTVLISLALPVAIVFTFAFLAMRGTTLNLISLMGLSIGVGMLTDNSVVVVDNIYRHITELNSPVMEAAENGTEEVTFSVIASALTTIVVFLPILFIPGLAREFFRDMSYAIIFSNLAAIIVAITMIPMLASRFLNRKSMKSEDGKILKKVKEKYLKIINWAYAHKAKTILIMVFLFFFSILTGPKLLKFEFMPKQDEGKYSLTAELQKGTDLEKAQRIGKELEEIVKNDPHTQSYMMLVSTSNISVNANVGKKNTRKDSVFTIMDNVREKASKILDARISLGNSFSGGQSRKDVEFLLQGSNQDEIKQVGKELLQKLQSYNGMVDISSTLDPGIVELRINIDRDKIRSYGINPAVVAQTISYYMLGGDKANPATLKTDSEEIDVYIRLPKEKRTDVNVLESLNIKIGDNKFIKLSDVASLQYAEGTSEIRKKNGIYTVTISGNDGGVGLRAIQSKIIEEFKSLNPSSSISYSWGGQTENMQKTMGQLSFALSISIFLIYALLAAQFESFLLPFIIIGSIPLALIGVIWGLVILRQPIDIMVMIGVILLAGVVVNNAIVLIDFIKTMRIRGYDKEYSVIYSCETRLRPILMTTMTTVLGMLPMALGLGEGSEFYRGMAITVIFGLSFSTILTLVLIPILYSVVDDFTQKILEKFRKKDKKKIKEKEKIDG is encoded by the coding sequence ATGTCATTAGCTGGAATTTCGATACGTAGACCAGTTGCAACAACAATGGTAATGATATCATTTATTTTCATTGGTCTACTTTCGATGTTTTCAATGAAAAAAGAGTTAATACCAGATATAAAAGTTCCAGTTGTTACAATTTCTACAGTTTGGACTGGAGCAGTTAGTGAAGATGTGGAAACACAAATCACAAAAAAAGTAAAAGATAGTCTTTCAAATGTTGAAGCTGTTGATAAGATACAAACTGTATCTTCTTATGGAGTTTCTTCGGTTATTGTAAATTTTGATTATGGAGTTAATACTGATGAAAAAGTTACTCAAATTCAAAGAGAAGTTTCAAAGATAGCAAACAGTTTGCCTAAAGATGCTAATACACCACTGGTTAGAAAAGTTGAAGCTGCTAGTGGTAATATGACAGCAATTATAGCATTTAATGCAAATAGTAAGACAGCTCTTACAACTTTTATTAAAGAACAATTAAAACCTAGACTTGAAAGTTTACCTGGGGTTGGGCAAGTTGATATTTTTGGAAACCCAGAAAAGCAACTACAAATACAAGTAGATAGTGATAAATTAGCTTCATATAATTTATCTCCTATGGAATTATATAATGTTGTAAGGACATCAGTTGCAACCTATCCTATTGGGAAATTATCAACTGGAAATAAAAATATGATAATTAGATTTATGGGAGACTTAGATTATATAGAACAATATGAAAATATATTGATTAGTTCTAATGGAAATACTTTAAGATTAAAAGATGTAGCTAATATAGTATTAACAACAGAAGACCCTGATAATTTAGGTTATCTTAATGGAAAAGAATCGGTTGTTGTTATGTTACAAAAATCTTCTGATGGAGATACTATAACTTTAAATAATGCAGCTTTTAAAGCTATTGAAGAAATGAAACCATATATGCCAGCTGGGACAGAATATAGTATAGAAATGGATTCTTCTGAAAATATAAATAATTCAATTTCAAATGTTTCAAGTTCAGCTCTTCAAGGTTTAGTGTTAGCAACTATAGTACTTTTTATTTTCTTAAAAAGTTTTAGAACAACTGTATTGATATCATTAGCTCTTCCTGTTGCAATAGTATTTACATTTGCTTTCTTAGCAATGAGAGGAACAACTCTTAACTTGATTTCACTTATGGGACTTTCAATAGGTGTTGGTATGCTTACTGATAACTCCGTTGTTGTTGTGGATAATATATATCGACATATAACAGAATTAAATTCTCCTGTTATGGAAGCTGCTGAGAATGGAACGGAAGAGGTTACTTTTTCTGTTATAGCTTCTGCATTAACGACTATAGTAGTTTTTCTTCCGATATTATTTATTCCTGGACTTGCAAGAGAATTTTTTAGGGATATGTCTTATGCAATCATATTTTCAAATCTTGCTGCAATAATAGTTGCAATAACTATGATACCTATGTTGGCAAGTAGATTTTTGAATAGAAAATCTATGAAATCTGAAGATGGAAAAATATTAAAAAAAGTTAAAGAAAAATATTTGAAAATTATTAATTGGGCTTATGCACATAAGGCTAAGACAATACTTATTATGGTATTTTTATTCTTTTTCAGTATTTTAACAGGACCTAAATTATTAAAATTTGAGTTTATGCCTAAACAAGATGAAGGAAAGTACTCATTAACAGCTGAATTACAAAAAGGAACAGACTTAGAAAAGGCTCAAAGAATAGGGAAAGAATTAGAAGAAATTGTAAAAAATGATCCTCATACTCAAAGTTATATGATGTTAGTAAGTACATCGAATATTTCTGTAAATGCTAATGTTGGAAAGAAAAATACAAGAAAAGATAGTGTATTTACAATTATGGATAATGTCAGAGAAAAAGCTTCTAAGATTTTAGATGCAAGAATATCTCTAGGTAATAGTTTTTCTGGAGGACAATCAAGAAAAGATGTTGAATTTTTATTACAAGGTTCAAATCAAGATGAAATTAAACAAGTGGGGAAAGAACTTTTACAAAAACTTCAAAGTTATAATGGAATGGTTGATATATCTTCAACTCTTGATCCGGGAATAGTTGAATTAAGAATAAATATAGATAGGGATAAAATAAGAAGTTATGGAATAAATCCGGCTGTAGTTGCTCAAACGATTAGTTACTATATGCTTGGAGGAGATAAAGCTAATCCTGCAACTTTAAAAACGGATAGTGAAGAGATAGATGTTTATATAAGATTACCTAAAGAAAAAAGAACAGATGTGAATGTTCTTGAATCTTTAAATATAAAAATTGGAGATAATAAATTTATTAAATTATCAGATGTTGCAAGTTTACAGTATGCTGAAGGAACTTCTGAAATAAGAAAGAAAAATGGTATTTACACTGTTACTATTTCTGGAAATGATGGTGGAGTTGGTTTAAGAGCTATACAATCAAAAATAATTGAAGAATTTAAAAGTTTGAATCCTTCGTCAAGTATTTCATATAGTTGGGGAGGACAAACAGAAAATATGCAAAAAACAATGGGGCAATTATCGTTTGCATTGTCAATTTCAATTTTCTTAATATATGCTTTACTTGCAGCACAATTTGAAAGTTTCTTACTACCATTTATAATAATAGGTTCTATTCCATTAGCGTTAATAGGAGTTATTTGGGGTCTTGTTATTTTGAGACAACCAATAGATATAATGGTAATGATAGGAGTTATTTTACTTGCAGGAGTTGTTGTAAATAATGCTATTGTTCTTATAGATTTCATTAAAACAATGAGAATAAGAGGTTATGATAAAGAGTACTCAGTAATTTACTCTTGTGAAACAAGATTAAGACCTATACTTATGACAACAATGACAACAGTGTTAGGGATGTTACCTATGGCATTAGGACTTGGAGAAGGTTCAGAATTTTATAGAGGTATGGCTATAACCGTTATATTTGGATTGTCATTTTCAACAATATTAACATTGGTATTAATTCCAATACTTTATTCAGTAGTTGATGATTTTACTCAAAAGATATTAGAAAAATTTAGAAAAAAAGATAAGAAAAAAATTAAGGAAAAGGAGAAAATTGATGGATAA
- a CDS encoding spore photoproduct lyase family protein, translating into MLYIVTALYIEAKPLILLFDLKKDNKYTKFQVFSNDKVKLIISGTGRIKSSVALTYLVSNLNIEEKDFVVNIGFVASCSEKSNLGDIILANKIKNAYSEINYYPEIAYKHNFIEGSISTFDKVIEKSIENVEYIDMEAYGFFQTASIFFKKNKILTLKIVSDILKELSKDRKILNFEDDNSLNKIYSNIYNFLLKILNYQLENKNNFSNDEQDLIKKILENLKLSDTMTYELLNILKYFKIKYNHINFLEKYSKVEVKSKKDGKLFFEEIKSLAKTNNNIEKKESITELENNKNTLFLQGRFSHIYVERKVLSHKNTKDILSKFENAKIIVIENYKEVFSSNNQDFCLQKLSQNLILASNKDNMIYAGAKVCENFDNDNFYYTSSIINCIYDCEYCYLQGVYPSANIVIFVDIENVFEQVTSLYEKLGSLYLCVSYDTDLLAIENICNFSKKWYHFIKDKQNLKIEMRTKSGNIDSFLELEPVDNFILAFTLSPKDIVQQSEKNTGSLKSRVEAIKKLQGKGWSVRICIDPIIYYNEFEKNYSELIEYLFYNIDRNKIIDISIGVFRTSKDYLKKMRSQNNDSEILYYPFECVNGVYTYSDNQKNDMLKFVKDELLKYIDENKIFM; encoded by the coding sequence ATGTTATATATAGTAACAGCATTATATATTGAAGCTAAGCCTTTAATATTATTATTTGATTTAAAAAAAGATAATAAATACACTAAATTTCAAGTTTTTTCAAATGATAAGGTAAAACTTATTATAAGTGGAACTGGGAGAATTAAATCTTCAGTTGCTCTAACTTATTTAGTATCTAATCTAAATATTGAAGAAAAAGATTTTGTAGTTAATATAGGTTTTGTTGCTAGTTGTAGTGAAAAATCTAATCTAGGAGATATTATTCTTGCTAATAAAATTAAAAATGCTTATTCAGAAATAAATTATTATCCTGAAATAGCTTACAAACATAACTTTATAGAGGGAAGTATAAGTACTTTTGATAAAGTTATTGAAAAAAGTATTGAGAATGTAGAATACATAGATATGGAAGCCTATGGTTTTTTCCAAACTGCTTCCATTTTTTTTAAAAAAAATAAAATTCTAACATTAAAAATTGTTTCTGATATATTAAAAGAACTATCAAAAGACAGAAAAATTTTAAATTTTGAAGATGACAATTCACTTAATAAAATTTATAGTAATATTTATAACTTTTTATTAAAAATTTTAAATTATCAACTTGAAAATAAAAATAATTTTTCTAATGATGAACAAGATTTGATAAAAAAAATATTAGAAAATTTGAAATTAAGTGATACAATGACTTATGAACTTTTGAATATTTTAAAATATTTTAAGATAAAATATAATCATATAAATTTTTTAGAAAAATACTCAAAAGTTGAAGTAAAATCAAAAAAAGATGGTAAGTTATTCTTTGAAGAAATTAAAAGTTTAGCTAAAACAAATAATAATATTGAGAAAAAAGAATCAATAACAGAATTAGAAAATAATAAAAATACATTATTTTTACAGGGAAGATTTTCTCATATCTATGTTGAAAGAAAAGTATTGTCACATAAAAATACTAAGGATATACTAAGTAAGTTTGAAAATGCTAAAATAATAGTTATAGAAAATTATAAGGAAGTTTTTTCTAGTAATAATCAAGATTTCTGTTTACAAAAACTAAGTCAAAATTTAATATTAGCCTCAAATAAAGACAATATGATTTATGCCGGAGCTAAGGTCTGTGAAAATTTTGATAATGATAACTTTTATTATACTTCGTCTATTATAAACTGTATTTATGACTGTGAGTATTGCTATTTACAAGGAGTTTACCCATCTGCAAATATAGTTATTTTTGTGGATATAGAAAATGTTTTTGAGCAGGTTACTAGCTTGTATGAAAAATTAGGTTCTCTTTATCTTTGTGTTTCATATGACACAGACTTACTAGCAATAGAAAATATTTGTAATTTTTCTAAAAAATGGTACCATTTCATTAAAGATAAACAAAATTTAAAAATAGAGATGAGAACAAAGTCAGGAAATATTGATAGCTTTTTAGAATTAGAACCTGTTGATAATTTTATACTAGCCTTTACTTTATCACCTAAAGATATTGTTCAACAAAGTGAGAAGAATACTGGTAGTTTAAAAAGTAGAGTTGAAGCTATTAAAAAACTTCAAGGTAAAGGTTGGAGTGTTAGAATTTGTATTGACCCTATTATTTATTACAATGAGTTTGAAAAAAATTATTCGGAATTGATAGAATATTTATTTTATAACATAGATAGAAATAAAATAATTGACATAAGTATTGGAGTCTTTAGAACATCGAAAGATTATCTAAAAAAAATGCGAAGTCAAAATAATGACTCAGAGATTTTATATTATCCTTTTGAATGTGTGAATGGTGTTTACACTTATTCAGATAATCAAAAAAATGATATGCTAAAATTCGTAAAAGATGAACTTTTAAAATATATAGATGAAAATAAAATTTTTATGTAA
- a CDS encoding TetR/AcrR family transcriptional regulator, producing the protein MNKNIDKKHLILEKAKDMIISDGYGNISINKLTTELGISKGSFYTYFISKDEMLNEILEEYKRETIKFIEYVNEKTNSIQEFIENSLSYSSLFLAEENTLKLEIVMLNLKRNYEILNEETFKKMKEIVHSIMDNIRANLLKYINEIKIKREDIERCTKLLFSMMEFYLAMENIDFNQNKFSVKSLEEIKKSYQSKEMKDNIEFIKNRIIEILIKK; encoded by the coding sequence ATAAATAAGAATATTGATAAGAAACATTTAATTTTAGAAAAAGCAAAAGATATGATAATTTCCGATGGTTATGGAAATATTTCAATTAATAAATTAACAACGGAGCTTGGTATATCAAAAGGAAGTTTTTATACTTATTTTATTTCTAAAGATGAAATGTTAAACGAAATATTAGAAGAGTATAAAAGAGAAACTATAAAATTTATAGAATATGTGAATGAGAAAACTAACTCTATACAAGAATTTATTGAAAATTCTCTTTCCTATAGTTCTTTATTTCTAGCAGAAGAAAATACTTTAAAGTTAGAAATAGTAATGCTAAATTTAAAAAGAAATTATGAAATTTTAAATGAAGAAACTTTTAAAAAAATGAAAGAAATAGTTCACTCAATAATGGATAATATAAGAGCTAACTTATTGAAGTATATCAATGAAATAAAAATAAAAAGAGAGGATATAGAAAGATGTACAAAGCTATTATTCAGTATGATGGAATTTTATCTAGCGATGGAAAATATAGACTTTAATCAAAATAAATTTTCTGTTAAAAGTTTGGAAGAGATAAAAAAATCTTATCAAAGTAAAGAAATGAAAGATAATATAGAATTTATCAAAAACAGAATAATAGAAATTTTAATTAAAAAATAA
- a CDS encoding TolC family protein translates to MKKIVVTCLLLVNFISFSKEITLEQAIDLSLNNSKEVKISEKNLEISNINVSKALKNALPSLNYSGRYSIGEHERKILPKSESMYLDRKRGYTQSIRIAQPLFAGGSIISTIKGAKAYENIASYTYLKSKIQNRLDTIKIYSNIINAEKNMEALKKSENILEKRYKKQEEQLKLRLITKTDLLRTDYSLKQIQSQIISNQNMIDSNKERLYVRTGIDKNENLILKDFDIPETLTSQISLDRDLKQAVEESLTSKIASEQHKVALATKNAAIGDMLPQVSAFAGYSTTERTTFNRSSKDGEWLGGVEVSWKVFSFGKDFDNYRVAKLEAEKQALNENSVKENVEIEVKSAYLDLLSLEKQKDSQEKALAAAKLTFEQDQERYDAGLLSIIDYLDSENKYRQASINYNKTLLDYYYAFEKYRSLLI, encoded by the coding sequence ATGAAAAAAATAGTGGTAACTTGTTTGTTGTTAGTAAATTTTATATCTTTTTCTAAAGAAATAACTTTAGAACAGGCTATAGATTTATCACTTAATAATAGTAAAGAAGTTAAAATTTCGGAGAAAAATTTAGAAATCTCAAATATAAATGTAAGTAAAGCATTAAAAAATGCCTTACCATCATTAAATTATAGTGGGAGATATTCCATTGGTGAGCATGAAAGAAAAATATTACCTAAGAGTGAATCTATGTATTTAGATAGAAAAAGGGGTTATACTCAAAGTATAAGGATAGCTCAACCACTATTTGCTGGTGGAAGTATAATATCAACAATTAAAGGAGCTAAAGCTTATGAAAATATAGCTAGTTATACCTATTTAAAAAGCAAAATTCAAAATAGACTTGATACGATAAAAATATATTCCAATATAATAAATGCTGAAAAAAACATGGAAGCTTTAAAAAAATCTGAAAATATTTTAGAAAAAAGATATAAAAAACAAGAAGAACAATTAAAATTAAGATTAATAACAAAAACTGACTTATTAAGAACAGACTATTCATTAAAACAAATTCAATCACAAATAATAAGTAACCAAAATATGATAGACTCAAATAAAGAAAGATTGTATGTCAGAACAGGAATTGATAAAAATGAAAATCTTATCTTAAAAGATTTTGATATACCTGAAACATTAACATCACAAATAAGTTTAGACAGAGATTTAAAACAGGCAGTTGAAGAAAGTTTAACATCTAAAATAGCTTCAGAACAACATAAAGTAGCTCTTGCAACTAAAAATGCTGCTATAGGAGATATGTTACCTCAAGTTAGTGCTTTTGCTGGATATTCTACAACAGAAAGAACAACTTTTAATAGAAGTTCTAAAGATGGAGAATGGCTAGGTGGAGTAGAAGTATCTTGGAAAGTTTTTTCTTTTGGAAAAGATTTTGATAATTATAGAGTAGCTAAATTAGAAGCAGAAAAGCAAGCTTTAAATGAAAACTCAGTAAAAGAAAATGTTGAGATTGAAGTAAAAAGTGCTTATTTAGACTTGTTGAGTCTTGAAAAACAAAAAGATTCTCAAGAAAAAGCATTGGCAGCAGCAAAACTTACATTTGAACAAGATCAAGAAAGATACGATGCAGGATTGTTATCAATAATAGATTATTTAGATTCTGAAAATAAATATAGACAAGCAAGTATAAACTACAATAAAACTTTATTGGATTATTATTATGCTTTTGAAAAATACAGATCGTTGTTAATATAA
- a CDS encoding efflux RND transporter periplasmic adaptor subunit encodes MKKILGLILAMSIFIVGCGDKKENPVEEKKIVKNVEVNTVQTREMSKLFDSSSVWEPLNKIDFSTNKGGTVEKIYKRNGETVKKGELIVKLSDAQTEADFLQAKANYQAASSNYNIARNNYQKFKTLYDKQLISYLEFANYESSYTSAQGSLEVAKATYMNAQNNYSKLVARAEIDGVVGNLFIKEGNDIGAKQTLFTILNDSKMQSYVGVTPEAISKVKLGDEIKVRIDALGKDYVAKVAEVNPIADATTKNFSVKLSLDNPNGEIKDGMFGKVIIPVGQSQVLSIEDEAVVTRDLLNYVYKLENGKAKLIQVTVGATNLPYTEISSPEIKEGDQIIVKGLFGLQDNDEVEVKK; translated from the coding sequence ATGAAAAAAATATTGGGACTAATTCTAGCTATGAGTATATTTATAGTTGGTTGTGGAGATAAAAAAGAAAATCCTGTTGAAGAAAAAAAGATTGTAAAAAATGTAGAAGTGAATACTGTGCAAACAAGAGAAATGTCAAAACTTTTTGATTCAAGCTCTGTATGGGAACCTTTAAATAAAATAGATTTCTCAACTAATAAAGGTGGAACAGTAGAAAAAATATATAAAAGAAATGGTGAAACAGTAAAGAAAGGAGAACTTATAGTAAAACTATCAGATGCTCAAACTGAAGCTGACTTCTTACAAGCTAAAGCTAATTATCAAGCTGCAAGTTCTAATTATAATATAGCTAGAAATAATTATCAAAAATTTAAAACTTTATATGACAAGCAATTAATTTCATACTTAGAGTTTGCAAATTATGAAAGTTCCTATACAAGTGCACAAGGTAGCTTAGAAGTTGCTAAAGCTACTTATATGAATGCTCAAAACAATTATTCAAAACTTGTTGCAAGAGCTGAAATTGATGGGGTAGTTGGTAACCTATTTATAAAAGAAGGAAACGATATAGGAGCTAAACAAACTTTATTTACAATATTGAATGATAGTAAAATGCAATCTTATGTTGGAGTTACACCTGAAGCTATATCTAAAGTAAAACTAGGTGATGAAATAAAAGTAAGAATAGATGCTCTAGGTAAAGATTATGTAGCAAAAGTTGCAGAAGTAAATCCTATTGCAGATGCAACAACTAAGAATTTTAGTGTAAAATTAAGTCTTGATAATCCAAATGGAGAAATAAAAGATGGTATGTTTGGAAAAGTTATAATTCCAGTAGGTCAATCTCAAGTGTTAAGTATAGAAGATGAGGCAGTAGTTACAAGAGATTTGTTAAATTATGTCTACAAATTAGAAAATGGAAAAGCAAAATTAATACAAGTTACTGTAGGAGCAACAAATTTACCATATACAGAAATTTCTTCTCCTGAAATAAAAGAAGGAGATCAAATAATTGTTAAGGGATTATTTGGGCTTCAAGATAATGATGAAGTTGAGGTGAAAAAATAA
- a CDS encoding MBL fold metallo-hydrolase → MKISVLGSGSAGNSTFIEIDGYKLLIDAGFSCKKTEEKLEQIGKKLSDISAILLTHEHSDHINGAGIIARKYDIPLFITPESYEAGLLKLGQLNKNLVNFIDGDFILDNKVKITPFDVMHDAVRTVGFRLENQSNQKIAVSTDVGYIDNIVREHFKDVDAMVIESNYDYNMLMNCSYPWNLKARVKSRNGHLSNNDCARFIKEMYTDKLKKVYLAHISKDSNNPNIIRETLNDEFLKTTNRFNYEITNQDDVTKLFDINE, encoded by the coding sequence ATGAAAATTTCTGTATTAGGTAGTGGTAGTGCTGGAAATTCAACTTTTATTGAAATTGATGGCTATAAATTATTAATAGATGCTGGATTTAGTTGTAAAAAAACAGAAGAAAAATTAGAACAAATTGGTAAAAAACTTTCAGATATATCTGCTATTTTATTAACTCATGAACACAGTGACCATATAAATGGTGCTGGCATAATAGCTAGAAAATATGATATACCTTTATTTATTACTCCTGAAAGTTATGAAGCTGGACTTTTAAAATTAGGACAGTTAAATAAAAACTTAGTAAACTTTATTGACGGAGATTTTATATTGGATAATAAAGTAAAAATTACTCCTTTTGATGTTATGCACGATGCAGTAAGAACTGTCGGATTTAGGTTAGAAAATCAAAGTAATCAGAAAATAGCAGTTTCTACTGATGTCGGTTATATAGATAATATTGTTAGGGAACACTTTAAAGATGTTGATGCCATGGTTATAGAAAGCAATTATGATTATAATATGCTTATGAATTGTTCTTATCCATGGAATTTAAAAGCAAGAGTAAAAAGTAGAAATGGTCATTTATCTAATAATGATTGTGCTAGATTTATAAAAGAGATGTACACTGATAAATTAAAAAAAGTTTATCTTGCTCATATTAGTAAGGATAGCAATAATCCAAATATCATAAGAGAAACTTTAAATGATGAATTTCTAAAAACAACAAATAGATTTAATTATGAAATAACTAACCAAGATGATGTAACAAAATTATTTGATATTAATGAGTAG